From Ptychodera flava strain L36383 chromosome 9, AS_Pfla_20210202, whole genome shotgun sequence:
TGTCTGAAATCAATATGGTGGAAGGCGAATAGAGCACGAAAGACTGACTGTAAGATTGTTATCGTATCTTTGTTTGTAAACTGTCCTTCATATGGTAATGTTATCTCTGTTTTTTACTACTATTTCATCATATCATTTTTCTAAACAATTTATATTTAAACAAAGTTGTAACAATGTTTAAATCGTTGCATTACTATGTTTTAACGTCAGTCTGAAGGTTTCGTTGGGTAAACCAGCTCTGCAGAAAAACACGAACGTCCTGAAGTGACACGAGGCTGAAATGGAATTAACAGCCTATAATAAAGTACGGTCAGCGGCTAAAAATGTTGTTTGTGAATATGACTCTCTCAGAAACATTTCTCTACTCGATACACTGTATCGACGCAAGGCCACGCAAAAGACTATCAAATTAGCACGACATCCTTTTGGATTAGTAGTTCCGACCTCATGAATTTTATGTAGGTCTCTCTGAGAAACTTAGATTACTGAGATTACTGTCCTGGGCATTCACCTAGTTGTCCAATATCTAAGGTTTATGTAGGGAGACGTATCTTCCAGTCTTTCCGGAGATTAATTCTTCTAGATGATTAACCGGTTTCAGTAAGACATCAAAaaaccattttgatttttttactcATGTCTGAAGCACGCTTTTCCTCTATTTAACCAACATAATTTATTCACGCATAAGGCTAGAAAACATTCGATTCTTACGAGTAAATAAACATCATCGGATTCATCTGCCAGGACCCGCATCTTTTAATCGATTGGTAACAATTAGATTCTCTGAACAAACACTTCCTTTTATAGTAATTCATTCACAGATTATTCATAGTCCGTACCTTATGGTTGATTGTTCCTATGTGGTAGTAGTACAAACACGATCATAAATTGTATCAATAATACACATATTTTAGATGAGTTAGCCGAGAAGAATGATTTTTCTTAAGATACGAAGAAGATGTTTCTTACTTATCACGTTACTATAAATTTTGTAGAATTAAGTTTTTCCAGGTCAACTCGATTCTTACCCTGCGCCTACTTTTAAATGTATGTGCAATGTATACTTTCTGTGTCATATCATTGTAAATTGTTTAAGATCTGTAGCAAACTTTAAATCAGCAAATTTAGCCCTGCCTTTTTTCTCCCGCTGTCATGTCTCTTTCATGTGTTGGTCATTCAGTGAAACGTATGCATTGTGTAAAGTCCGTCATCAACATTTACCATTTTTACATTTCCATCGTGTTTAGAAGGCTCATACATGTTTGTCAAGATGCAAAATATTCATACGACGAATATATTGTCTTTTTCGAAATGAGGATTTCTGTAATGTTTGACACTTAATATCACAAAGTTTTACTCCATCTTGTAAAAAGATCGTCCTGGTATGTCGGATAGGGTTCTTAGTTAAATATATTCATTGATGAATTTCTTATCCAGATGTGTGATTTTCGATTCCATTAAAGTCATCACTCTCGTCCTAAGATGCAGTGCATGGATCAGTTCTTGATACTCTTTTTACATTTCGTTGAGGAAAATCAGCTACTTACCATGTTTTctagtatattatatatacgaTTCCTCAATATTAGGGTCTTTTGACGTGATCTGCTACGAGACAACCTAATGACCTAAGGATGAGGAAGTCTGTAAATCATTGATTACCGTCAGAGGTCGGGTCAAGAAACTCAGAATAATCCTGTACCTTGTCCTTTCAAGGACGCCCCATCTTAATCATATTCTCTCAATTACCAATTTATTCATCTACTGCATTCAGTCTGAAATATCTTCCAGAATATCCGAAGAATAGTTGATACAAGCCTTTATTAAATTACGCATTGAGTCATGTAATTATCGAGTCCTTTGTAGAAATCCAAGCTATTCACCCAGCGTCATTGAGAATATCGCCGCCAACAATAGTAACTCATCGTACAGCTAACCTACACATTTGACCAGTATTGTTTCCCTTTCACTTGTAATTTGCCAATTTGAATTCGATTAATAATATAGCCACTCCTTTGGCCAAAGCTACTCCTTCGTTTCAACTTCATGTACATTTGACATGGAAATTTGAAATCCGGTGAATAACTCAATTTTTTGGAGAAAAACAAGATGCATGAATCTATGGGGATCGTGCTTCTATTACCTTCCTTTTGCCAAGAACAATCTTAAACTTGCACTTTGAACTTTGTCTGTCCTAGACTGCCCATCATTAATTTCGACCGACAAGCGCATTTCTGTGAATTAACTTCTCATTGATACTTTCTGCTCGTTTTTAATTTTCGATAATACTACTATCGTGATAATATATTTTGTGGTGAATAGACCATCGTTCTTTGATGATCTGTCGAGTAGAAGTTTGCAGAAAgttattattgttttttttcatttagcaCTTTAAATACATTAAGAACTATGTTGTAAAGTCCCATGTTAATTAGTTGAGAAGTTTTCGAAATTGTTGCATAATTATGATTACATGGCTGTAAGGCCATTTGAAATTTTCCAGAAAGGTGTATCAATACGACAAGGCACTTTGAATCAGTTTGATTTGGATTAACTTGAATTAATAGCTGCTCGACTACTTTCCGATTTTCCTATAAACATGCTACTTAGGACATCTTGCCTATCGGTGCTTTAACTGGTGTAAAGTGGTGAGTTATAGGTGTTGCGCTGTATCATAGGTTTTACACTGCCACCTGATAACTTTCTTTACACtcgtttttttttaatctaGACCTTAACCTTTTGAATGTTAGTAATTAAATTTCTTTAAATCGCTGTCTTCACTATCCTTTTCTGTCGTAACAATTAAAACGCCTTGGATAAATGTTAGTTTCGTATGTTGAGCAGTTGTACTTGCTATAACTTGTCTTTTACACCAAGGTTTTGATTAATTTTCACCAAGCCTATTCGATCACTGTTTTGAGTGGCTTTAAActatgtaaattaatttttataatcAGTACTAGATATATTTTCTTTGCGTTTGTTAGAAAAAGGCGAATTTAAACATAAACTACGAAGTACGATGGAATCGTTATATGGCATCACCACTTCACATAGCAGCTGAAGGAAATAACATACACATGATGGATCTTCTATTTCGACACAATGCCAAACCACTGAAGAAACCAGAACGCATACATCGTGAGTACCGCAAACaatatttcattcatttatgGATCCCCTGTCATTGTCATTTCTTGTGAGTATGGTTTGTTATTCCTTTTGTACAATGCCGCTGTCCATCGCATGTTATAAAAATCTGCACTATCCAAGATCAATGGAAAACGGCTGCTTTACGCCACTTGGTGATATGGTGGACACTTGACTGTCCACGACACGATTTACCTACCGCAGTAATTACTGTGTTGTTTACGAATTACTATCAAATTTGTCGACAGAGTTTGATGATTATGATGGCTTACTACTGagttttcaaaagttgaaataCGATGAAGCCAGATCAAGTGAAGGCTATATTGCGTTGACAAGTGATGATGTTCTTACTACAGCGTTCCAATTAAGACATGAACTTGCAGGAAAGCATTTCACGAGCAAGATTGAAGGATTCTACATTGTAAGTCTATGGTATGTTATTCTgtcaacaaatgaaatatttgtcagtTTATGTAATGTTTGATTTCCCAAATGATTATCTACACCCCCTTTGGTAAATACATTGTTGAAGATACCATCACGTGACCTCCATTCTCGTTTCTCTCAAAGAGAATGACAAATACATTAGCCCTTGAAAAAGTTCACTATCAAGTATATATCGatgaacaaaaaagaaaataacactTGCATTGAATTCTAGGGGTTCAAACAACTCTTATGTTCTATTCTTAAATATTGGCGACAAGATACGAATAGTAACTTCGATCCGTCTTTTGCAATCAAAAACTTAACGTTTCCAAATATTTTTGTCGTCTATTTTCAGAACGAATACAAGGCTATGCATCACAGAATGGAGCAATTTGCCATAGATTTGTTGCGATGCTGTGATGGCCTCGATGAAGTGAGAATCTTGCTACACGGACGACAATCGCTCTGTATGTcgtgctgcgagggcacatcaAACACTGGGTGTGTGTGCAGAAGAGGACGTGACAAGTGGTTGAATCTTTACAAGGCCATAGAAACTGATCACAAAACTGTAAGATTACGTTACTTTATCAAGTCTATGCTGCTGTATTTATGTGGGTCAATCATTTTCACGCACAAACAAAACATACGGAAGTTTGACACCAAGTGCAAGATAGAAGCACAGTTGACTGTTTCTGATAATTTGTACATTATACAAACTATTACCCTGTAAAAACGAGAAGTTAAAGCTGCAAGCATCATTACCTGCGCCCAAGCATGATGGTAATTATGCAACAAAAGCAATGTTTAGTTCAATTTGTTAGCTAAGAATGCTTGATCCCTACTGCTCCATATGAAACCACACAAGTTGTCCAGACCTATCTGTCAGCTATAAATTAGGTATGCAGATAATTAATGAGgtgttttgttctgaaagtgatTAGCTAAAGGCGGTACCTTATGTCTTTTGATACTATACTTGTAATTGTTGCAGTTGCAGAGATACAGGAAAGTAGGCCAAAGGTCAAATTTAGCTATGTTAATATACAACAGAACCCAAACTTCTTGTACTTTCATATAGAAAGTAGTTCAAAGGTCATCTTAAAGGTCGTTGCCCtttcagagaaaacaaattCTTTCATACTGGTGATAATCCAACAAAAAGCAGGACTGTAGCCCCTATTAGTTACCGATTTGtgtgaaagtaggtcaaagaTCATCTTGGGTCATTCTACATTTTGGTCCCacattaaagatccattagctgtaactttggtcatttatttatttttttgttctgtgtatcatctgcattttctggtttgaatccctgaaccagggagaaattcctaatatttacctaacaaatataccctatatgagtataatctgcattgcaattgtttaaattttgtaatcaggtccggactagaatacatttatcaacaataacaatggtcatttcatatacacaggctgtgttggcaagcaggacaccgggcacTGGTCATGATGATTGAATtctgtaaaattctgtagttgatacattgaaacataataatagtgaaaaattagtcaaaagttacagctaatgtccctttaatcatTATCCAACaaaaatcaaacctctagcCCAGTAggctttgaccccctaaatatAAGTTCATTGGTTCTCATACTTTCTGGGTGTCAGTTATGATTCGACTATATGTAATACCGTTTTTGGATTTCAACTCTTTGGTCCTTGACTAATTCACGATTTGACATGTCTAGTTTATTGCAGACGAGCAAtgtcaacaagtgatcatgagGGAATGGATAAGACGACCCAGAGTTGAACGATCAGATTACAGTTTTGATCTCGGAAAGCAAAAGCTAATCCATTTCCTCTGCTTCATGTTTCTGTGTACTCTTCTTCAACCGATaatggcactaatttgcataacatggCCGTACTGCAAATTAGCAAGACTTGTGTTCAGTCCAATAAATTGCTCAGTGCTCCATCAGCTGTCTTTTCTGACCTTTATGGGAATACATGTGTATGTATCTCTGGCTATATTCATACCGCAGCACTCCCTAGCACAATGGGAAACAACGGCTAGCCGTCACAGCGATGCTATTATTCATCCACTGTTGGTTTACCACACGCTTTGGGTCATTGGTTCATGCTTTCATGTTATTCGGAGAATGCACTACATGGGTATCAGAAAGTACCTGTCTGAACTGTGGCATGTGACTATGTTGCTTTGGTATTGTACGTTTCTAGTGATTTACACAGAAAACCTATTGGAATTCCTCAGCATTGGCGAGATCTCGGACGTGAGAACGCGCTGTTTAGTGAGTGTTACTATAACGATTGGCGTGAGTCACGTGTTAAGAAGCTTGCAGAACATAAACTTCACGGGAAAGTTGATTATTTCATTCAAGAAAATGATACCAGATGTGATTCGCTTCTTCATCGTCTTTTTTATTGTTGGCTTATCATTCGGAGTGTCCCTTTACATACTCTATTTCAGAGTTGTTGTTGACGGGGAAGACTCAGAGATGTACAGGTACAGTAACAATGGAGGTTTTAAGATACGGCATAATATATTCTTATATTATCTTTACATTAAATGTAGTTGCAAATAAGTAATTAATTAAATCTCTCCTGCAATTGTTTGATTTTGATACTATTCTCTATTCACAACATTCCCCATTTTATCATCAAGTTTGAAACTATTTGCAGTGCAAATTCACAAAATTCATTGTTCTGTTAAGCTTTCCACTTAAACTAAAACGTAAGCAGGTCCTCTCGATCCACATTCACGTAAGTTTGGCAGAAAGTTATTAGCGTAATCgataatataaaaatcaacTGAAGAATATCAATTAAGGACATCACACTTTTTTGCAGTTTTGAGGGAACCTTAGCAAGAGTGATGTGGGCTTTGTTCGGAATACACTACGTCCAATATCTGTACGTGTCAACACTTCCTGCAGCGAATAGCGGTACGAGCGCATGCTCAGATTGTGTCTGTAACTCGACTGCAACAAGTAGTGCTATGGTAATGTCTCTGGATGATCGTTTAGCAATTGAGATGTTTGGAATTGTCATCTATTGCGTTAACAGCATCGTAATACTGCTGGTACTTCTCAACTTATTTATTGCCATGATGTCGGACACCTATGCAAAGGTGCAGGTCCGTGCCATTCACTTATTATTATTTCTAAACATTTTCGTACAATGAAACTTACTTCGTTCTTCTCACTGTTGTACATcaagttttgcattttaatttttacagtCTTTTCACGAAATTCAAATTCTTTTAAATACTTTATTATTCACATATCGTAACGTTTTAGGACACATCGTTTCGTCTCCATGAAATGACACACAAAAGAGTAGCTTGGGAGACCGTGCCGCAACCTTTCTCTTACGTAATCAAATTAAAAGAGATCCTGTCGGCATGACATCAGTTGATGATTAGATTAGATTATGATTTATCATGATGTTATCTGAGTAGGTCCGATCAGAATGTTGATTAGGAATCTTTCCGGTAGGTCcggagtaacggactcactgtcaaAGGGTGGTGATTTTGAGACTCCATCACGGTGTTGTGCCCGtcagcaaggcactttactcctctgtGCTCCATTtggtagtgggttatgggtacctcatcctgtaattgggttcgcctgttggatgagttattacataaaaaaaataattttgaatttttctccgGTGATCTCTCAGCGAGGAATTGAGCTCGACTGTCGGTTTATACAAACGCGATACATGATGACGTTTATCGACAGCGGGATAAAATGGAACATTCCGCCACCTTACAATATCATCGCCTGGCCGTGGTACACAATGCTCAGTATCTTTGGGCGATGTCGTCATGCCTCGGATAACCACAGAGAGGTACGTACGTAACTATTAAATGGCATCTTATattaattttaatttctgtGTGCTACAATAAATTACCATCAGAATCTACTTCAGATATGGTAATCTTTGTCTTTAGATTCAAATTCATAATCCGTCATATTGTCACACTTTTCAGTTTTATGTCTTGTTCTTTTGAGTTAAAACTTCACAAAGATTCATTACGGCCCTCTCGCCAAAATCACCAAGATCATCTTCTTGCTTAACAAAGATGTAAAAACTAACTTTGATTCTAAACTTCTTTAGGTTTATATTTGATAGCCGTAACCTTGGAATATCACCTTTacgaaaatttattgaaatgtgACTTTTTTGAAGGTTTATCAAAATCCCTTGAACTACTTTgggttttttcaaaatttttcaaaattctcaaaagtgttaggtgcaatATTGCTGAATgctgtaatattacaaatttctcatataaagaaaagcaggtgagcttacatttgcagattaaaacgaccttacttcaccatccaattatcccaaattagttccaatcgtgttcttgaTTAGTATTTACGTTTGTGTTTCAGGAGCAGTCGCAAAGGACATCGAAGAGGAAATTAAATTACGACACGGTAATTATTTCCCATCATCTTAGCTAGACaataaaatcataaataaaGAGATAATCTTCTGAAGACGAACTTTCATATTCTGCATACTCCTAAAATCTTCCTTTGTATAACATTTTAAGGACTTATAAGTGTATCTGGACTGGAAAAGCATGAGAGCTAAAACGAAGGTGATAATATGATTACAATCAATTAACTACATTCTTGCTATGAAACTTTTCAGACgataattgtaaaatgttgttcCTCACTGTAATGGCAGGCAAAACTATAGTCATATTTAATACATCGAGTTTGAATTAATCCTTTTTAGTAATTATCTGTTGACGTCAGAGGTCAAAGGCTGACTGCTAGCAAGCATAACACCAAATAAATACGAAATAAAGCAGTATATAAAACATAATAGAATGAAGAGACAACTGAAATCGCCTTGGGAATCAAACTTTACAATCGTTTTAACTTACGAATTaacctgttttcgaaagttggaatggggggggggggtgagccactttttgatgttggcaaaaaataatccaccccaagccgaagaaactgaccagtccctaaatagTGATGCTGAGAGGGTAATCGCTGCATTGGCAACTGAAGGACACTTGGTCCATGCTGAGCCACGGTACAATCCAACACTACCATAgggagtatatatatatatatatatatatatatatatatatatatatatatatatatatatatatatatatatatatatatatatatatatatatatatatatatatatatatatatatatatattcaccatGAAAGGCACCCTTAGACAAGCACTGATTAATGGCTTTAGGAACATGGACCAAGCGATCTTCAGTTGTAGCAAGGTGTAACTTCTACCTTGTTGTAATGTtcgcaaaaaaaattgttgataaaGGTGATCATACTGTTTTCAGCTGATGAAGGCGTTACTGTGTAGATATTTTGAAAGACGagacaagaaaaagaaaagaagaaaggAGTCATTAGACAAGGAGCCAATCCCATCCAAGGCCAAATCTGAATGATTTGGATTTTGTAAATTGTCATCACTTCAGATCACTTTTATGCAATGCTTTGTTATTATAATTGTATTTAAATCACTTGGACAATGTCTCTCACATCAGTATATGCTTGATCCATTACCAGAAAGCCAGTCTTTGAGGTACTGTATATTCATCACatgcttttttattttgaaaaccatAAATTGCCTGTGATTTATCGGAAAACGTattaattttatggaaatgtttaaattatgaatcattttaatgtattgaggtgcttaattattataattgatatttttattatattggtTTTTTATAGTTGTTACTTTCTGACTCGtgtataatttaattttattgACCTTGAActattttttatcatatactGACGAGTTTCAAGGTTCCAGGACAa
This genomic window contains:
- the LOC139139765 gene encoding short transient receptor potential channel 3-like; protein product: MDHYRASADRMNISPIRRNGKTEEDTSEPMANNLENLSVNRPYRNIFGVEEEVADTDHVRFDQFLLRKTTPPEVKLLHLIERGNVQAVANYLKKKANLNINYEVRWNRYMASPLHIAAEGNNIHMMDLLFRHNAKPLKKPERIHQFDDYDGLLLSFQKLKYDEARSSEGYIALTSDDVLTTAFQLRHELAGKHFTSKIEGFYINEYKAMHHRMEQFAIDLLRCCDGLDEVRILLHGRQSLCMSCCEGTSNTGCVCRRGRDKWLNLYKAIETDHKTFIADEQCQQVIMREWIRRPRVERSDYSFDLGKQKLIHFLCFMFLCTLLQPIMALICITWPYCKLARLVFSPINCSVLHQLSFLTFMGIHVYVSLAIFIPQHSLAQWETTASRHSDAIIHPLLVYHTLWVIGSCFHVIRRMHYMGIRKYLSELWHVTMLLWYCTFLVIYTENLLEFLSIGEISDVRTRCLVSVTITIGVSHVLRSLQNINFTGKLIISFKKMIPDVIRFFIVFFIVGLSFGVSLYILYFRVVVDGEDSEMYSFEGTLARVMWALFGIHYVQYLYVSTLPAANSGTSACSDCVCNSTATSSAMVMSLDDRLAIEMFGIVIYCVNSIVILLVLLNLFIAMMSDTYAKVQRGIELDCRFIQTRYMMTFIDSGIKWNIPPPYNIIAWPWYTMLSIFGRCRHASDNHREEQSQRTSKRKLNYDTLMKALLCRYFERRDKKKKRRKESLDKEPIPSKAKSE